aatttaaattaattatacgtGTATATCAATAActttattattatcaataacATTGCACTTTATAGTAAAACGTTTGCTTCAACTTAAGTAAAATTAGTTATCTTATAAGCGAAaatctatttaaaaatttaaataatcccTAATTACAACAAAGCCATTGAAAGACACCATTAGCTTcttcataaattatataatattttcaggGATATTAAATAAAAGAGTTTGTCTTATGTACTGAACTATCTacttattttatacaataatgGCAATACCTCTTAATTAAACTCTTCTTAGAACATCCAGGAACTAATTCTCCTCCGTTCTATTTATTTTACTAAGACGTTACGTCACTCATCTCTACTTTACTTTTTATTGTTAACGAAAGGTGGTAGCATTTTCTGTCTCGAGCAACCTAGAAAATCGACTTCCGTTCTCTCTTACAGATTAGTGGTACAGTAAATGAATTTAGTAAAGAACCGATGATTACGTTGCAAATAAAAGTGAAACGAGGaagttttaattatttcttcttctcctcTTGAGTTGCATAAACTAGgaaatataaattcatattaatTATCATGATCTattgaaagaaataatattttttaactgtgtaatttctttaaacattttttgataatttttctttgtctcaaatgtaaatttatatttaaatttattattttctctttATACTCGAATATAATTTCTTTACTTATAAATAAAATGTGAAGACAAAGTGGAAATGcttatttctcctttttttgTACGTATTTTAATTTCCTTTTTCGTGTACAATTGTTTGCTATCCTTGTTTAGAAACAATAgtaaaaatttcatatatttgctttttaaaaaatgaaatgaaaatttagtgcagcaataaatatattttttatcaatagtaatatataagtttgtataaaaaagttattaaaaattataaagataTGTATGATAGATTACTTAGAAATCTGCTACGTtatgtaaaattttatattgCAACTGTATTGCCATCTGTCGATCCAGAGCTAGAAACCAGAAATGAATTATAAAGTTGTGTTTTTcaatgtatatatacatttaatcaattaaataaaaatttcataatttaaaaAGTTGTAAGAAAGAATAGTTATATGGACTATTCatattgtaattaaattttacatattCTCGTATATAAACAGAGTTAATTAAAGATGAATAACGTATTGAGGTTACGTTCTATCGCCAAGAGTTTTAGTACTCGTCAATATTCTCCAAAATATATATTAGATGCCGAAAACAGACAATTATATGAAGATATTTTCCCTGATATTTGTATGTAAGTTTCATCAACACCTGTTTTAAATCTTCATATAAAACAAACAAGTTttaaaaaacgaaataaaattttaggGAAGACATAAAAAAGTTATGGAAAAGTCCACCACAATGTATATACGCTGGATTCGATCCCACTGCGGACAGTTTGCATATAGGAAATTTGTTAGTTCTAATAAATCTTTTACATTGGCAACGTTGTGGTCATCAAGTGATCATCCTGTTAGGAGGTGCAACAGGCTTAATCGGTGACCCAAGTTTTAGAAAAACAGAACGTGTTGAAATAGATCATCTTATACTGAAGGAAAACATAGAATGTATAAGAAGTGATATCAAAAATATTATTGTGAATCATGCGAAATATTTTTGTAGAAACCATCAACATTTAGCTcccataaaaatattaaacaatataGAGtggtataaagatatgaatgtGCTTTCATTTATTAAGCAAATCGGAAAATATTTCAGAATGGGTACAATGCTTGGTCGTTCATCTGTGCGAAGTAGATTAGAATCCACAAGTGGAATGAGTTTTACAGAATTCACTTATCCCCTTCTCCAAGCATATGATTGGCTTCACTTACACCGTAAATATAACTGCTTGTTTCAAGTTGGAGGACAAGATCAAATGGGAAATATAGTATCTGGTTATGATTTAGTCACTAAATGTACTAAAGATCAAGTTTATGGCTTAACGCTACCATTAGTCACAGAAGAATGTGGACAAAAATTTGGAAAATCTACAGGCAATGCAGTTTGGCTCTCACCTACAAAATCTTCTAGCTTTCAACtgtatcaattttttattagaatagaAGATGCAAATGTAGAAAAATTCCTTCATTTATTCACATTTTTACCTGTAtgcaaaattaaaaagattgtagAAGAGCATTTTAAAAGACCAGAACTGAGACAAGCACAAAAAATTCTAGCTGAGGAAGTTACAATATTGGTTCATGGAGGTAATCAAACAAGTTTTCCATCTAGGGATTAAaaactattaaattattttcatttctatGCAAGTTTAATTGTACATATTTTGTTGCAGAAGAAGGATTATTTGCAGCAAAGAGGGCATCTGCTGTTCTTTATGATAAATCTATTGATTCTTTAGCAAAACTCCAAGCGGATGATCTAGTACAAATATTAGAAGGTGCTACTATAGTAGAACTTCTATCTGAACCAGGTATTAGTGCTTATGACTTAGCTATGAAAGCAAACTGTTTTAAAACAGATCATGATGCAAAGAGAATTATAGCAGCTGGAGGTTTTTCCATTAATTATCAAAAAGTTACGAATCCAGCAGAACTCATTGTACCTGGAATACATATATTAAGTAATAATATATCATTACTTAGAGTTGGGAAAAAGAATTATCATGTTGTACGATGGTTATAAAATAAACTATTTATGATTAAAATTTATGTAACTATAATACATTCAGAAGATGTGGTCTATTGATACTAAAGTAGTAATTTCCTtctgattttttaaatatgtacggTAGTCGTAATTTTCTTgacattataaaaaataatgtttaataaaaaaacgtctttattttttataatcttgagatataacaaattatttgataaaaaaattaaatatttgatttttctacATTGTTATATTAAAGAGTCTTCTGACCGAATATATTCTCCTACATCAGCTTGATGAAAACATACTGTTGCCATTGGGTCTGCATATTTACAATCCATTGTACTTTTAGCGGTGACACCAAAACCCTAAAATAGTAATTTTGGcaattacaaatttttaatgGGATATAGATTAATCAcaagatattgaaatttttcgagaaattaattacAGTAAAAATACTTTAATTACCAGTGGAATATCATTTGTGGAAAAAATAACAACTCCTTGATACTGAGGAGTATTTTCTGTAATTCGACCTATACCAGACTTAGAAATATGATGTCCATACAAAAACTGTTGTTCAGCTGATGATTTTATCCAAATTTTATGCTAGAAGAAGGCATtataatacttatatatattcacacaggtttataaattataatttaaaattgaattgatattaataataaaatttaaatgattGATTTATTTGTTTCAAGCAATGTGGAAAATACACTTGTAATGAATGTAAATGCTATATGGATTTCAGTGATATATTACCATTGTATCTATAAAATATTAGTAAGAAACAATATACTGAAATTtaacattataataaaaatgaCATAATTACTTGTGCATAAGGAGCCAGCTGATATAAAGCAGTGATGTGAAGCCTAAATTTTCCAGATTTTGTAAATTTTCCAAAACATGTTCCAAGACTTGCCAATTTTTCTGGATTTACCATACTTGCTAATGATAAAATCTTTTCGGAAACGTAATATACTCTGCCTttcttttctcgaaaacaatAAACACCATCTGGTCGGTCAAGTAATAATTTTACATTAGTCCCAATACTAGAAAAAGCATAAGAAATTAGAAGAGATTATAAAGGAGATTAtaaattaacatttattttattatatttatttatttttgaaattattttacttaATCTCAATACAAAGAAATTATTCAGAACTTactattttgttaatttttccAAAACAAGTTTCGTCTTATCTTCAGTTAACCGCTTCATATTTTatgtattcataaattatataaacTCTTGTATTgcgaaatattaaaattgtctATGATATTACtgaattatttttgtttaatcATTTATAATTCTTTTACTACATTCTATTCATAATTACTTATGAAGTTTCTTAAAATAAACAAATCACGAATAAGGTTAAGTCAAGAAACATGTGTTTTTAATAAATTGCCTACGTCTATAATATTACAAGATAAGAAACTCATATACAGATTTCTATTAAAGTATATGAACCATAATGAAAGGCAAATAAGGTGTGTTCTTGCACAGCTCTTTTATTAACCAATCGCATGTCCCTCCATCTAGCCATCATATTTGCCTTATTCACAAATTATATTTCGCACAAGTAGAGGGAAGTTTGAAAAGTATCATGCAgtaaaaagtaatttttaatattgaaattcgaAAAGATTATGTACAAAAAAACATTTAAAGACGATAACAAATCAAATGTACGAAAAATatcaattaatataaattgtGGGTaaggtattttttaaattaaataattagttttaGTAGTCTATGAAACattcattaaaatatataaaaacacTTAATTTAGTAATTGTGTTAATGATTTTTGTTAAATGAGAAATTTCTGATTTTTAACTAATCTGCTTTTCTTGTTTTGCTATAagattctcttcttttcttatttAGTTTCCGGAGCCTTATATGAGACAAAGAATGGTTTCCGATGGGATTGTAATTTGTGAGATACttaattttttactaaaaatTTCAGCGGCTTTTGTAAAGCTATTTTTCAATGAGGTAAGCAACGACTCCTCAAGAGCACACTTTATCTACTTTTCAACAGGATATGCATATAATTACTTTTATTACTCCTGAAACATTATTTCTAGAAGTGCAAAGAATAGTTaagtattttgtatttttatactcTGTGAAAGAACCATTAAACcactaataaaaatataaaattatgtaaaaatcCTCAGCGTACATTTTTGAATAAGATAAATGGAAGACAAGAGCATGTGAAAGCTCATCTGTGCGAACCAATCAATTGTGTTGTCTGTGCGGTCCACTCATTGGTCGTTTTGACGGCTAGAAACCAATCTGGCGTCAAAGTAACATGGAAAATACCCTAAAAATactcaattttatattttcataactTTTGAGTCAATAGATTCCACATCTTAAAACTTAAAGTTTCAGATCCTACATGttgaaaattacaagattgTCAATAGTTATAcagtaattattaattttctaaaataaagTCTAACCACCATATATATTTCCAGGATCAATGTCTAGTAATTTTCTCAAGTTTCAGTCCAACAATCGACAATATAGAATAGAAGCGCGGTAGAAACAGCGCTTGCGTGCCATCTACTAAAGATGGCGCCTTGCGGTATTCTACCATTTTAATCCTGCTGGGCCGGCAGCGTGTGTGAAAACTACTAGCACTGAAAGTCAGTCTTGTTTCATCGTCTTCAACGAATATGCCTACTTAAAGCAAGCCGCCGCGATTGTCCGCTTATTAGTGCGAGTCTCTGTCTTTTGGTGTGCACAAACAAAGTAATATAAACGATCCTTCGTGATCTACCTTGTGTCTTCTTCCTCCATCAACTTGTTCTCAAACCATCACTTCCTCGGCCCACTTTATGGTATGTATTCTTAATTCTCACAATTTTTTTGCTATTCGTTCCAAAATTTTGTCCTTTTGCACAAAGCTTATGTCATTCTTCCTGTGTAAAAGTATCCGTCCTGAATTTTAACTTCAGTGATCCAAAATCAGTTGTGAAAGTTCAAATCTGATAcatatcgtttattaaatatttatttcgctgtttttcATATGTTTCTATATAGTCTTGATTTTTGTTTGATATATCTGATTGATTGTTTGTTTTAGATGGTATTAAAATTTTTGATTGGGATGGCGTGATACCTCATTCGATATTTTATCTTATCTCGCAATACCTTTTAGCTTATATTTTCTAGttacataaatatatgtataataattttcatatttaccTTGTTTCGGGTTTTTACAGTAATTAAGTCTTATTTCAACAtaacataaattgtatttatgttatttttgtatttatgtATTTCAACATAAATTGTATTCCTGTTGGAACTATATTTGTAatcattaatttcaatttttgtatagttttcacttattttttttaaattcttacactttccacaattttttatgataaatataacgtCTTATTTGAATGAGATCTAGAAAAATGCTAATTTAAAAGTTAAACATTCTATTTATTACTTTCAAAGAATTGAAGGAATTAAAATTTAAGAATTTGTATTAATATTAACATTCAGTGTTGACCATGTAAATGTAAGTAAATTATATCTGCGAAAACTTTTAAGGGGGAAACTGCTAAGGAAATCCTGgaaatagcatttttttttaacattgttataaGTAACGATACAGAATTTCGTGCCGTGACTTTGTGACGTCGCGTTTGTTGAATGAAGATTTTTGCATTTCGCAAATTTTATGCTAGTACACGTTAGTTTCGAGGAAAACATTTTTCGTATAACCGATGGATATTCAAGTTACTGAAAGCTGAATTCAGAATAGCGCGAAACTGTGGACATGAGAGTAGAGATTTAAAACACGTAACATCCATGAATTATTCCCATATcgtataaaaaattctttttaccctaatttttcatcaaacttttattatctcatacttttatattttattaattaaaaaattgtaattctTTGAAATTTCCTCTAGTTTTTCGCATGTTGTGttaaatattgaattttatcgCACGAATTTTTGtatcacaaaaaaaaaagattggAATTTCACTTTTTTCCTAAACGTAGGTTATTTATACACTTGTGCATATCGCGTAATATAGATTACTTGTTTCGGTTAACAAAGTTTGGAATTTATAAAAGTTTACAGGATATGTGGACTATTTTTATCTGGGGAACGTTTAAGTTTATGTTATGAAATCTTAATGTGGCGTCGGTTCCTCGTAATTTGCACTTTCTTCTGCGCGCCTTGATTATTTCTGTTGCTAATGAGTTGATCTAGATTCTAGATAGTATGAAGACCtacaaaatttcttaaatttaaaaCTCCTTTAACTGTATAATTTATCTCATATCTCATACATagctattattaattattacttcTATTAATTTCTAGCTTTATTAAGTATTTATGTTATTGTCCGTTGTGTATATCATATTTCATAGAAAATGTTTAGTCAGAATTAAAAATCACGGATCAGAATTAATAGTCAGAATTTAAAATACAcagtgaaatatttaatataagtaCTTTGTACTTATAATAAAAtacttattaaaatatttatataaatattcattatTCGTTTTAAAAATTACCGATATACATCTATTAATTCTTAAACTTCTATCTAGAGAAAATTAAGTAACGTACATAAAAAAATTTAAACGATCAATATAAAGAATAAAGTTAGgtctaaacaaataaataaacctacatatatatgtaggtTAACTTAAATAACAGAATTCGAGCAACTGAGTTGCATAGGATCAATTCGATAGTCGTTTATTATAGAAATTAGTAATTACCATGTTATGGGAATAGGCAGATATAATTGCAACTGATGTTTATAATACTCTTTGTATACtttaaattgttaattaatgtGTTTCTAGTGGATGACCATGTATTTCACATTTATTTTAAAAGTATCTCAAAATAATCCAATCTTGTGTTAGAAGAACATAAAAATCGTCAAGGGGAGGTTGCACGAATGAAAacttataaaaatttgatatttgatCATCATTTCTTAGAGTTTATCTTTTTGCCAGCATTACGTGTTGAACAAATAATGTTTTTTTACGTTTCCAAATATCTTTCGCTTTTCCTGGAAGACTTGTTTTCAATTGTGACACTTTTGCAATTCATATGCAATATGTATAATTGCCCTATATTTGAAACGTAATGAAAGAAATGATAGAGAAAGTTATCATGTATGATAGTAGTACaatacgtatacatacatattccaTCGTGCACGCGTGCATATATGTAACATCATGCAATGCGTGAATATAATGCTCCTTGGAATTCGAACATGTGTCTAACATACTTAGTTGCttcagaaaaaaataaaaaaagaaaaaaaaagaagttgtACGAATATTAATAGTTAATTTATTCCTTCCACGAATATCTTTTATCCATCAAAattctgaaatttttaaatcaattttcCCTTCTTTTAAGTTAATTCCAACTTGCAATCTATGCTAGTTTAAATTATACTAACATTTCTGTTTTGAATTTGCCTGCTGTAACATtcgttaattatatttatatcaaagCTAAGTTAATTACGCTTTCTTTATTTCGGCGAGAAGCCTGAAATGCTTTCAAAATTTTCCCATTTTCTTGAATTACATTTTAATCAAATTAGACTTTCTGGGAAGGGGGTAATTTTTGCTAGGAAACTTAAAAACTGCTGTAGGAAATAATCACTTTCAGTAAATGATGTTTCTTAATTCGTGCGTATTCTCCGATCCGTATTTTCATTAGTTATGCTATAGCTCTACTCAACCATAGTCGATTCAACCAAAACATGGTCATCCGTTACTCCGGTAAACGATGATCTGCGCGCGCATTGATGTCTTTTGTCTCTGGGACCACACGGGCGTTGAAACAACGTCTGTCACAACGGACATTGTTTCTTGCGAATACACGTATGCTTACACTGCGTTACACACGATCATTGCGATGAACGTTATTTTGTAGCAGATACAGTCAATGGCGGATCCAGAAGGTTTTCTTGGAGGGGGAGAGGCGAACGGTACAAAAGTACATAATAAGTACATAAACATTGAACGTTCTTTTATAAGATTTAAAATttgcttgtaatttatattttaatatctctaTCTGATGCTATAGCttaaataatgaaattgacGTTAATTATGCCCATTATATACCCAACAAGTTTCGGGATGTGGCATTATatcttcgaataaaaagaatattttaatgtatacTTCGAAGTGtgcgaaaaatataaaataatttattcgtaTAAATATGCAGCAAAGGAGTTTCTTGTAATAACTTGTAATAACTTGTAATAATTCACAATAAACGAATCGAAAAATATTTGTGAATGTGGCATTATAGCTTCGAATAaaaaaatctttttctttttaatgtaCACTTCGAAGTGagcgaaaaatataaaataatttatttgtataaatatgcaACAAAGAAGTTTCTTGTAATAACAATAATTCACAATAAACGAATTGAAAAATGTTTGCGAATCATTGGAAGAACGTTCTTTATAAAatgcatatgtatataacaCGCGTCTTATAAACTTCCGTACAACCTCTTCACGTGTATACAATACAGAATATGCGTCAACAAAATCCAACGTCCGTTCTACTATAAATATTTCGAGGAAAAATTAACGTACATTCTTAGTGTGTAGCTTT
This genomic stretch from Bombus affinis isolate iyBomAffi1 chromosome 16, iyBomAffi1.2, whole genome shotgun sequence harbors:
- the LOC126925247 gene encoding tyrosine--tRNA ligase, mitochondrial, which gives rise to MNNVLRLRSIAKSFSTRQYSPKYILDAENRQLYEDIFPDICMEDIKKLWKSPPQCIYAGFDPTADSLHIGNLLVLINLLHWQRCGHQVIILLGGATGLIGDPSFRKTERVEIDHLILKENIECIRSDIKNIIVNHAKYFCRNHQHLAPIKILNNIEWYKDMNVLSFIKQIGKYFRMGTMLGRSSVRSRLESTSGMSFTEFTYPLLQAYDWLHLHRKYNCLFQVGGQDQMGNIVSGYDLVTKCTKDQVYGLTLPLVTEECGQKFGKSTGNAVWLSPTKSSSFQLYQFFIRIEDANVEKFLHLFTFLPVCKIKKIVEEHFKRPELRQAQKILAEEVTILVHGEEGLFAAKRASAVLYDKSIDSLAKLQADDLVQILEGATIVELLSEPGISAYDLAMKANCFKTDHDAKRIIAAGGFSINYQKVTNPAELIVPGIHILSNNISLLRVGKKNYHVVRWL
- the LOC126925270 gene encoding 60S ribosome subunit biogenesis protein NIP7 homolog — its product is MKRLTEDKTKLVLEKLTKYIGTNVKLLLDRPDGVYCFREKKGRVYYVSEKILSLASMVNPEKLASLGTCFGKFTKSGKFRLHITALYQLAPYAQHKIWIKSSAEQQFLYGHHISKSGIGRITENTPQYQGVVIFSTNDIPLGFGVTAKSTMDCKYADPMATVCFHQADVGEYIRSEDSLI